Within Novosphingobium resinovorum, the genomic segment TTGTTCCGCTCAAATTTAGCCTTGGCCATCTTTCAAACCTTCTTTCGTCTTGATTTCGAATCTGCGGGGTATCGGAGCGGAGCCCGCGGATGCAGGCGCCGCCCCTATAACCAATCCTGCCGTCAGGCAAGAGTATGCTTGATCCCGCCCGCCCTTAGGCGAGCTTCTCCTTGACTTCAGCCGCGACGTTCGCCGGGACTTCGTCATAGTGGGAGAAGATCATCGAGTAGTTCGCGCGGCCCTGGGTGAAGGAGCGCAGCGAGTTCACGTAGCCGAACATGTTCGCGAGCGGCGTGTTCGCCTCCACGACCTGTGCGTTACCACGGCTGTCGGTGCCCTGGATCTGGCCACGACGCGAGTTGAGGTCGCCGATGACGTCGCCCATGAACTCTTCCGGGGTCACGACCTCGACCTTCATGATCGGCTCGAGCAGCTTGATGCCGGCCTTCTGGGCGACTTCACGCATGGCACCGCGACCGGCGATTTCGAACGCCAGCGCGCTCGAGTCGACGTCGTGGTACGAACCGTCGTAAAGGACGATTTCGAAGTCGATGATCGGGAAGCCGACCAGCGAGCCCGAGGCAGCGGTTTCGCGCATGCCCTTTTCGATCGCGGGGATATATTCCTTCGGAATGTTACCGCCCTTGATCTCGTCCTTGAAGGTGATGCCCGCACCGCGCTCGCCCGGCGTGACCTTGACCTTCACGCGGCCGAACTGACCCGTACCGCCCGACTGCTTCTTGTGGGTGTAGTCCACATCGACAGCCTTGCCGAGGTATTCGCGGTAAGCCACCTGCGGCGCACCGACGTTCGCCTCGACCTTGAACTCGCGACGCATACGGTCGACGATGATGTCCAGGTGAAGTTCGCCCATGCCCTTGATGATGGTCTGGCCCGACTCGTGGTCGGTCGAGACGCGGAACGAGGGATCCTCGGCCGAGAGACGGTTGAGCGCGATGCCCATCTTCTCCTGGTCGGCCTTGGTCTTGGGCTCCACCGACAGCTCGATGACCGGCTCGGGGAATTCCATACGTTCGAGAACGATCGGCGCGCGTTCGGCGCAGAGCGTGTCGCCCGTGGTGGTTTCCTTCATGCCGGCAAGAGCAACGATGTCGCCCGCAAAGGCCTCGTCGATGTCCTTACGCTCGTTGGCGTGCATCTCGAGGATACGGCCGACCTTTTCCTTCTTCTGCTTCACCGAGTTCAGGTACGTGCCCTTCGAGAGCGTACCCGAATAGATGCGAGCGAAGGTGAGCGAGCCCACGAACGGGTCGTTCATGACCTTGAACGCGAGAGCCGAGAACGGCGCGTCGTCGGCCGGCGGGCGGCTGTCAGGCTCGTCGCTATCGACCTTGACGCCCTGGACGTCTTCGATGTCGAGCGGCGAAGGCAGGTAATCGACGACGGCGTCGAGCAGGGGCTGAACGCCCTTGTTCTTGAACGCCGAACCGCAGACGACCGGCACGAACGCATGGCCCAGCGTACCCTTGCGGATCAGCTTCTTGAGCGTCGCGACGTCGGGCTCGTTGCCTTCGAGATACGCTTCCATCGCCTCGTCGTCCTGCTCGACGGCGAGTTCGATGAGCTTCATGCGGTACTCGGCGGCTTCGTCAGCCAGCTCGGCCGGAATCTCTTCGTAGAAGAATTCGGCACCAAGCGACTCGTCTTTCCAGACGATCGCGCGGTTGTGCACCAAGTCAACGAGACCCTTAAGGTCGGCTTCCAAACCAATAGGAATGTAAAGCACGGCCGGAGTAGCACCAAGACGATCGATGATCGACTGGACGCAATACTTGAAGTTCGCGCCGGTACGGTCCAGCTTATTGATGAAGCACATACGCGGTACGCCGTACTTGTCGGCCTGGCGCCATACGGTTTCCGACTGCGGCTCCACGCCGGCAACGCCGTCGAAGCATGCCACCGCACCGTCGAGCACGCGCAGCGAGCGTTCGACTTCGATGGTGAAGTCGACGTGACCCGGGGTGTCGATGATGTTGATGCGGTATTCCTGGCCCTCTGCGGTCCAGAAGCAGGTGGTGGCAGCCGAGGTGATCGTGATGCCGCGTTCCTGCTCCTGCTCCATCCAGTCCATGGTCGCAGCGCCGTCGTGGACTTCGCCGATCTTGTAGGACTTGCCGGTGTAGTAGAGGATGCGCTCGGTCGTCGTGGTCTTGCCAGCGTCGATGTGCGCCATGATACCGATGTTACGGTACATATTCAGCGGATGGCTGCGTGCCATGGGAGAATCCTTAGCGAGGGTTTCGGGAGCGAGAGCGGCCTTCAGATAGACCCTTGCCCCCTGAAATAAAAGTGTGACGCCCGAATGACCAACTCATCCGGGCGCACACTCAGCACATTACCAGCGGTAGTGCGAGAAGGCGCGGTTCGCGTCCGCCATGCGGTGCGTGTCTTCGCGCTTCTTGACCGCGTTGCCGCGGTTGTTCGAGGCGTCCAGCAGCTCGCCCGAGAGGCGTGCCGACATGGTGGTCTCGGGACGGTTGCGCGCGGCGGTGATCAGCCAGCGGATGGCGAGAGCCTGCGCACGCTCGGGACGAACCTCGACGGGGACCTGGTAGGTCGCACCACCGACGCGGCGCGAACGCACTTCGATCTGCGGCGCGACGTTGTTGAGGGCGTCGTGGAACAGCTGGATCGGGTCCGACTTGGCGCGGGTTTCCATGGTTTCCATGGCACCGTAGACGATCGCTTCGGCGACCGACTTCTTGCCGTCGTACATGAGGTTGTTCATGAACTTGGACAGGATGAGATCCCCGAACTTGGGATCAGGCAGGATTTCCCGCTTCTCGGGACGACGACGACGTGACATTTTTTAAACTCCAAATGGTCCGGAGCGTAGCGGAGGTCTTCAGCCGTCATCCCGGACTTGATCCGGGACCGCTGGCCTCACTGGGCGCTCGGTAAGTGTTAGTACTTCAAGGCCGCTTCTAGGCTGCCAGCGGTCCCAGCCTGCGCCGGGATGACGGGTGCCCCGCCGCGAGCCTTGTGAGTGGCTTACTTCGGACGCTTGGCGCCGTACTTCGAGCGGCTCTGCTTGCGATCCTTGACGCCCTGGGTGTCGAGCACGCCGCGCAGGATGTGGTAGCGAACGCCGGGAAGATCGCGGACGCGGCCGCCGCGGATGAGCACGACCGAGTGCTCCTGCAGGTTGTGGCCTTCACCCGGGATGTACGAGATGACTTCGCGGCTGTTGGTCAGACGCACCTTGGCGACCTTGCGAAGTGCCGAGTTCGGCTTCTTCGGGGTGGTCGTGTAGACGCGGGTGCAGACGCCGCGCTTCTGCGGGTTCTGCTCCATCGCAGGAACCTTGGACTTGGCCTTCTGCGGTTCGCGGCCCTTGCGGACCAGCTGGTTGATAGTGGGCATCTATACTCTTCTTTCAAATGGGAGTGCGATGGATCGACACCGAAACCATCGGTATCGACCCGTCGCACCCCGGTGGTCACCGGGCCGGGAGGGCCACAACTGCGATGACGGGAGAAGAGTAGACGATCACGCGATGCAGGAGGAAAACGCGAAGCCGTCATCCCAGCGAAGGCTGGGACCGCCATCGGTTTGCCCTGCTCCCTCGTTCAACGAGGAAGGCCGCACCCGTGAGCCGAAAAACACTCCACCCGGCCGCCGATGAGCGCTGCCGGATTACTTTGCCGCCCGCCCGAGGGATGCGCCCTCACCCGATTCGGATGAAAGGAGCGATCCGTGCTTCACCGCTTGCCCGAGGCCCGAAAGCCACGGAAAAGCTGCGAGAAACGCGCCGGAACGGCAATGTTCAGCTCTGTATATCCACCGCGAGCAAGCCCGCGAGGGATGCGCGCCTTTAGGGGATTGGGGGGATGGGGTCAAGGGAACCCATGAGCTTAAGATTTCCAGAATTATCTTGAAGACGCCGGGACACAGCTTGCCTTAACAGCTACATAGGGCATTCACTTAGAGCTAGTCTTCGCACAGCCTCTGCCGCAGCCGGATGCCACTAATGCTACACCAAAAGCCGCTGTTAACACTTTCACTAAATAGCTTCATCAAGATTTACGCTTTGGACACAGCAAAGCAGTTTGTTGAAGTCAACAGAAGGCTCCAGCAAAGCGGCGGGTATAATTTCTACCGAAATCTTGAGACTTCGGTGCGCGCACACATCAAAGGCAAATCGTCCGACGAAATTGAGTATATTCTCAATAGCGCCTCACGCCCCGATGAAGTTATTTATAATAAATTAGAGCCTGATCAGAAAATAAGTTGAGTGGTATCAGCAGGTTAGCTTGACGCTTTGGCCTGTCATTGATTCATGGGTTTCGCCAAAAACTACCATGGATTCAACGATGTGGACCGATACCACTCGCGCCCTTCATGCGCGAAGAGGGCTAGCTTTGCCAAGCGATTTGACGGATGCCGAGTGGGCGCTGCTGGAGCCATTGCTTCCACCTGCGTCTCGTGTCGGACGGCCCCGCAAATGGCCATTACGACGCATCGTCGAGGCAATTCTGTACCTACTGCGCGGAGGCCTGCCATGGCGGATGCTGCCGCCTTGCTTTCCGCCGGTGTCGAGCGTGCGGCATTGGTTCTACTTGTGGCGAGACAACGGGCTGTGGCTGACGATAAACCACACCTTGTTGATGATGGCCCGAGAAGCTGATGGGCGAGAGGCTTCTCCCAGCGCTGGCGTGATCGACAGCCAGTCGGTCAAGACGACCGAAAGCGGTGGCCTGTGCGGTTACGATGCAGCGAAGAAGATCAAAGGACGCAAACGGCACATCCTGACCGACACCGATGGAAATCTTGTCCATGCCGTTGTGCACGCCGCCGACATTCAGGACCGGGACGGGGCACCGCTGGTCCTTGGAGAAATCGTCAGGCGCTTCCCCTGGCTGCGTCACGTGTTTGCAGACGGCGGCTATGCCGGAAACAAGCTCAGGGAGGCCCTGCGCCGGATCGGAAAGTGGACCGTCGAAATCATCAAACGGTCCGATACTGCCAAGGGCTTCGAGGTCTTGCCGCGACGATGGGTCGTCGAAAGAACGTTCGCATGGCTGAGCCGCAACCGGCGTCTGGCAAAGGACTTCGAGGAAACCATCGCGTCCGCCACAGCTTGGCTCTTTATCGCATCCATCCAGCTATATGCTCGCCGCATCGCAAGGCCCTGATTGCCACGCCCGCAATTTTGAATCAGACACTTAGCTCGACTTTGTACGATCAGGTAGCGAAGCATAGTGCCTGAGCCATACGTTTTAGGCGGGTTGTGGGAATATAGTTCGGTTCTGGGTGCGGCGGGGAGTGTTGATTAATGTCGCCGACCCAGAGTTGGAGACGGACAGCTCCGATGGCGTCACTGAATGTCAGGTTGGTTTTTCGATACCAGGCGGCGGAATAAGGGGTGCTTTTAATGGTCAACAGATCGCAGGCCCATAGCGATATTAGGCTGTAGAGACCCAGCAGCGCCGGCGTGGTTCGCGCTATGGCTTTGTCGGTCCACTGGCGCTGTGTTTCGACACCAAGGTGAGCGCGGGTTTCTGCAAAGGTGACCTCGATCTGCCATCGGCGGACGTAGAGGGCGATCATCTCGGCGGGCTCGAGGGTGATGTCGGTACTGAAGAAGGCCTGCGGGTCGCGCTTTCCGTCAGGATCGCGAACCAGGACCCAGCGGACCGGCAAGACCGGGGTGCCGGGCCTGTACCATAGGGCGATGTCAGATGTGATCTCGAGCGTCTTGCCGCCCGCATGGCCATACCAGGCAGAGACGAGAATGCTGGTCCAGCGTGTCGCCGGGTTGGCGAGCAGGGTCTTGAGTTTTGGTAATGCTCGCCCTTTCTGTGCGGGGCGCCCCATCGTGCGTGCCGTTCGCCCCGCAGGCTGTGCAAACAAGTTGGCATCGAGCCGCAGTCGGCTGATGAGTGTGGCCCGGCGGACAATTGCATGTGCCAGTTCGTGGACAGCAAAGCTGCTGTCGCCAATGAAGATGATCCGCCGACCCGGCAGCCAGCGAGACAGCTGTAGCGCGCCCTGCCGCGCCCAGTCCGTCAGCAATTTATGACGACAGCCGCGTTGACGGTTCGATCGTTCCGAAGGAGCGAGCAACGTCAAGACTGGCAGCGCTTTGATCAGGCGGGTCCATGACACCGGGGTGAGCACCATAAAACTGAGCCAGCGCAGTCCGCTAGCTTTGACGAAATGGCCGTGACTGGAGCGGACCGGGTCGCGGTAGATACCCCGTGCGGTGATCCGGCGCCCCCATCGCCGCTCAATGGTGTCGTCCATACCGATGACCACAGGACCATCGGGCACGAGCCGTTCGACCACAATGCCCAGTAAACGCCTGGCAACGGCACGGGAGCTCCAGCGGGCGCGGTTGAGGATCTGGTGATAGGTTGCAAAGTTGGCAGCATCGCCCCGGCCGGTCACGCGCAGGCAAGACGTGACGGTCCGTTTGCCCGTGGCCAGCACGCCCCCCATCACAAGAACAAGTACATGCTCCCAACTGGGAGCCGTAAAGCAGGGACGCCATGCCTGCAGCCATTGGCGCAGGATCTGGGGGACGGGATCGCCGATCACGGCCTTGTTCTGGTCCAACATCCCATGCTTCGAGTCCTGACTGAAGCACGTTGCAACGCTTAGGCTGTTGCCATGCGGTGAGGTGACTCGGATATGCTGTGACCTGACGGCGGCAATGGATGCACCATGAAAGACGAGGAAATCATTCTGCGCATCGAAACGTTCGACGCGGCCAACGGCGGCGGCGTCGGATGGTATGAGAACAAAGGCGCTTACCATCTCTATCTGCTGGCAACCGAGGCACCGATCGCCCGCCTCAAGCCTGTCGGCACGCGTGACGAAGTCAGGCTCGGCTACTGGTCACACCAGCGAAAATGGGAAAATATCGATGATATGGGCGGATGCGTCTTGCCCCTCGATCAAGCACTCGACCACGTTGCTGAAAACAGCATCTTCTGGACCTGGACCTGACCAAAAACGTACAAAGTCGAGCTTAGCATACGAAGCATTTTACAAAAAGTTTGGAAAAACTAAGAAGATTTCGGAGTTTGATAAAGACTCTGTGCTGCGATTAGCAAATGGCGCGTTAGGGATAAGGGTTTGCCCAACCTTTATGGTGGAGAGCGCTAGCGGCATGAGCGTCTACCATTTTTGGACTCCTCAAACGCCTTCTATGGATGCAGGTCGCGCAAGCATAGGATGCTTTATTTTACGCGAGGCTTTCCGGAAAAGCGCGCCGAACTATGATTATAAGATTTTCGACACAGTCCAAAAGAAAGTATACGGAAAAATATCTAATACAGCATCAGTAGCAGTCGAGTCTCTATCTCGAACTATTGCAAGCTGGTTAGAGCAGTCTCACGGGATATGAGGAAGCTACTTATATTCGGGAACGGGCTTGGCATGGCACTGGCCCCTGAAGTTTTTAGCCTTTATTCTGCCATGTCAAAAGTTTGGGATGGAGATATAATTTCCTACGATCAAAAGCAGCTGATTCGAAGCTGCCTTCCGGAGGAAGCTGACAGGCCGGTCTCTGAGGAACAGCTTGGGCAACTCCAAGAGACAGTTAGCGCTTGCGAGAAATTACTGCGCATCAGACCTAATCACCCAGGACATTGGCTATCGAGCCAAGGGCAAGCATTCCCTGACGCAGTCCACCGTTTCGCCTTTGAGGTTGCCCGGCACATCTTTAATGCCGAAACCTCAAGTGGCACCCCATACTCGTTACCACAGAACTTTTGCGATAACTTAACGTCCTTCATCAGAAAGACAGAGTCTCATGTAGCGACACTAAATTATGACGGATTACTATCGTCGGCATTCGAGCAAGCCGAGATACTGACAAAATCAGGCGCTTTACGTGATGGATTTTTGAACGAGAAATTCGACAAATCCAATTTATTTAGGAAATCAGAGCAAGGTAGTTGGTATTTGCACCTTCACGGATGCCCATTATTTTCAAGTCCGGACAAGTCAAAAATCACTAAACTCAAAAGGTCGTCGCTAAGAAGGTCTTCCTCAGGACTAAAAAATGTTGGCCGCCACATCGTTTTAACACACGCCGTTC encodes:
- the fusA gene encoding elongation factor G yields the protein MARSHPLNMYRNIGIMAHIDAGKTTTTERILYYTGKSYKIGEVHDGAATMDWMEQEQERGITITSAATTCFWTAEGQEYRINIIDTPGHVDFTIEVERSLRVLDGAVACFDGVAGVEPQSETVWRQADKYGVPRMCFINKLDRTGANFKYCVQSIIDRLGATPAVLYIPIGLEADLKGLVDLVHNRAIVWKDESLGAEFFYEEIPAELADEAAEYRMKLIELAVEQDDEAMEAYLEGNEPDVATLKKLIRKGTLGHAFVPVVCGSAFKNKGVQPLLDAVVDYLPSPLDIEDVQGVKVDSDEPDSRPPADDAPFSALAFKVMNDPFVGSLTFARIYSGTLSKGTYLNSVKQKKEKVGRILEMHANERKDIDEAFAGDIVALAGMKETTTGDTLCAERAPIVLERMEFPEPVIELSVEPKTKADQEKMGIALNRLSAEDPSFRVSTDHESGQTIIKGMGELHLDIIVDRMRREFKVEANVGAPQVAYREYLGKAVDVDYTHKKQSGGTGQFGRVKVKVTPGERGAGITFKDEIKGGNIPKEYIPAIEKGMRETAASGSLVGFPIIDFEIVLYDGSYHDVDSSALAFEIAGRGAMREVAQKAGIKLLEPIMKVEVVTPEEFMGDVIGDLNSRRGQIQGTDSRGNAQVVEANTPLANMFGYVNSLRSFTQGRANYSMIFSHYDEVPANVAAEVKEKLA
- the rpsG gene encoding 30S ribosomal protein S7 encodes the protein MSRRRRPEKREILPDPKFGDLILSKFMNNLMYDGKKSVAEAIVYGAMETMETRAKSDPIQLFHDALNNVAPQIEVRSRRVGGATYQVPVEVRPERAQALAIRWLITAARNRPETTMSARLSGELLDASNNRGNAVKKREDTHRMADANRAFSHYRW
- the rpsL gene encoding 30S ribosomal protein S12 translates to MPTINQLVRKGREPQKAKSKVPAMEQNPQKRGVCTRVYTTTPKKPNSALRKVAKVRLTNSREVISYIPGEGHNLQEHSVVLIRGGRVRDLPGVRYHILRGVLDTQGVKDRKQSRSKYGAKRPK
- a CDS encoding IS5 family transposase, whose translation is MWTDTTRALHARRGLALPSDLTDAEWALLEPLLPPASRVGRPRKWPLRRIVEAILYLLRGGLPWRMLPPCFPPVSSVRHWFYLWRDNGLWLTINHTLLMMAREADGREASPSAGVIDSQSVKTTESGGLCGYDAAKKIKGRKRHILTDTDGNLVHAVVHAADIQDRDGAPLVLGEIVRRFPWLRHVFADGGYAGNKLREALRRIGKWTVEIIKRSDTAKGFEVLPRRWVVERTFAWLSRNRRLAKDFEETIASATAWLFIASIQLYARRIARP
- a CDS encoding transposase, with translation MLDQNKAVIGDPVPQILRQWLQAWRPCFTAPSWEHVLVLVMGGVLATGKRTVTSCLRVTGRGDAANFATYHQILNRARWSSRAVARRLLGIVVERLVPDGPVVIGMDDTIERRWGRRITARGIYRDPVRSSHGHFVKASGLRWLSFMVLTPVSWTRLIKALPVLTLLAPSERSNRQRGCRHKLLTDWARQGALQLSRWLPGRRIIFIGDSSFAVHELAHAIVRRATLISRLRLDANLFAQPAGRTARTMGRPAQKGRALPKLKTLLANPATRWTSILVSAWYGHAGGKTLEITSDIALWYRPGTPVLPVRWVLVRDPDGKRDPQAFFSTDITLEPAEMIALYVRRWQIEVTFAETRAHLGVETQRQWTDKAIARTTPALLGLYSLISLWACDLLTIKSTPYSAAWYRKTNLTFSDAIGAVRLQLWVGDINQHSPPHPEPNYIPTTRLKRMAQALCFAT
- a CDS encoding SIR2 family protein, whose protein sequence is MALAPEVFSLYSAMSKVWDGDIISYDQKQLIRSCLPEEADRPVSEEQLGQLQETVSACEKLLRIRPNHPGHWLSSQGQAFPDAVHRFAFEVARHIFNAETSSGTPYSLPQNFCDNLTSFIRKTESHVATLNYDGLLSSAFEQAEILTKSGALRDGFLNEKFDKSNLFRKSEQGSWYLHLHGCPLFSSPDKSKITKLKRSSLRRSSSGLKNVGRHIVLTHAVHKRSIIDSSEILKIYWEFLKIAIDESDEIVLFGYSGNDIHLNQIINQRRKSKKVRVIEWLGAGFEDARVEFWDSQLGGNTELVLKEDILTFSNW